The proteins below are encoded in one region of Paenibacillus sp. YYML68:
- a CDS encoding ATP/GTP-binding protein, with amino-acid sequence MLLEFRVKNYKTFVDELVFSMIPAPKQKGLDYSILKEKVGKKEHRALSSAVIYGANASGKTNIIGAMETLKSIMLRGNVRNGDQSRLTFSDAAAIHLELIPNRYDQGKHPVFFSIKFIEQTMLFEFQLTVDLGAFLDEEYSRRVVQEVLYVNERLVYNRHDELQIDAGWLSSFGMNVLDKQATELLSKLAFNNLVDDELFLTNGFKNIFSPKLAEMVSHWLENKFMVYYRADSLQAKPSKSKKDTIFIDTTVNEAAKIFGITSNELGYASKDDESEQRLVSIIENDVLNAEIFESYGTVRFVHLFPVIISALLRGGTLVVDEFDASLHPMALMSIINIFHSDDLNKNNAQLIFNTHNPIFLNSNLFRRDEIKFVERDDDTSLSTHYSLSDFGTSGEKGVRMGGDYMKNYFVSQYGAIKEIDFSPVIEKLIEKLGVGR; translated from the coding sequence TTGCTGTTGGAATTTCGCGTAAAGAATTACAAGACCTTCGTTGATGAGCTCGTCTTTTCGATGATTCCTGCACCAAAGCAGAAGGGCTTGGATTACAGCATATTGAAGGAGAAGGTTGGCAAGAAGGAGCACCGGGCCTTAAGCTCAGCGGTCATTTATGGAGCCAATGCATCGGGTAAAACCAACATCATCGGGGCGATGGAGACGTTGAAGTCGATCATGCTGCGCGGCAATGTTCGAAATGGAGATCAGAGCCGACTCACATTCTCGGATGCAGCAGCTATTCATCTAGAATTAATACCTAATCGTTATGACCAAGGTAAACATCCCGTCTTCTTCTCAATCAAATTTATCGAACAAACCATGTTGTTCGAGTTCCAACTAACTGTCGACCTGGGTGCGTTTTTGGATGAGGAGTATTCGAGAAGGGTTGTACAAGAGGTTCTTTATGTGAATGAGCGCCTCGTTTATAACCGACATGATGAGCTGCAGATTGATGCTGGATGGTTATCTTCATTTGGTATGAACGTGCTGGACAAACAAGCAACCGAGCTATTGTCTAAGCTAGCTTTTAACAATTTGGTTGATGATGAACTATTTTTGACGAATGGCTTCAAAAATATATTTAGCCCGAAGCTGGCAGAAATGGTGAGTCATTGGCTTGAAAATAAATTCATGGTGTACTACAGGGCAGATTCGCTTCAAGCTAAGCCCTCCAAGTCTAAAAAGGATACCATCTTTATAGATACAACAGTAAATGAAGCAGCGAAGATATTCGGGATCACTTCCAATGAGCTGGGGTATGCCTCCAAGGATGATGAATCTGAACAGCGACTGGTCTCTATCATAGAGAATGATGTACTTAACGCCGAAATTTTCGAATCTTACGGAACGGTCCGATTTGTTCATCTATTCCCTGTGATCATCTCGGCCTTGCTCCGAGGCGGGACCCTTGTGGTTGATGAATTCGATGCTTCCTTACATCCGATGGCGCTGATGAGTATTATTAATATTTTTCACAGTGACGACCTGAATAAGAACAATGCCCAGCTCATATTCAACACCCATAACCCGATATTCCTTAATTCGAACTTGTTCAGACGTGACGAGATTAAATTCGTAGAGCGAGATGATGATACTTCACTGAGCACTCACTATTCGCTATCTGACTTCGGTACCTCTGGAGAGAAGGGGGTTCGAATGGGTGGAGATTATATGAAGAATTATTTCGTCAGCCAGTATGGAGCCATTAAGGAGATCGATTTCTCGCCAGTTATTGAGAAGCTGATAGAGAAGCTGGGGGTCGGAAGGTGA
- a CDS encoding DUF1878 domain-containing protein: MSEENLVKKVERLEFYVNLLREFSLDPEAYVLWDYYMAEELDEGQARQMMQVFSQHLKVVREVNEQQEDIAPYWNALIEDLKPLFETLKWRTDRESILRVVRRASKLPHMYELKKLVHYAEGIKE, translated from the coding sequence ATGAGCGAGGAAAACTTAGTTAAAAAGGTGGAACGTCTCGAATTTTATGTAAATTTACTTCGTGAGTTTTCTTTAGATCCAGAAGCATATGTACTTTGGGATTATTATATGGCAGAAGAACTTGACGAAGGTCAAGCGCGACAAATGATGCAGGTTTTCAGTCAACATTTAAAGGTTGTGCGCGAAGTAAATGAACAACAGGAAGATATCGCACCTTATTGGAACGCATTAATAGAAGATCTTAAACCATTATTCGAAACGCTTAAATGGCGTACTGATCGGGAATCTATACTTAGAGTCGTACGCAGAGCATCAAAACTGCCCCATATGTATGAACTTAAAAAACTAGTTCATTATGCTGAGGGTATAAAGGAATAA
- a CDS encoding ABC transporter ATP-binding protein — protein MATPMVEVIDAMKSFKETIALNHVSVKFETGRIHGIIGRNGSGKTVLFKCICGFMKLQAGHIFVNGQSVKPSRAQDIGIIIEDPGFIGSLSGFKNLQLLASIRRKISDQVIRDTLARVGLDPHSKKHVSKYSLGMRHRLGIAQAIMEKPKLLILDEPMNGLDKQGVLEIRELLKELKEEGTTIILSSHYAEDIELLCDTVNEMDGGVLTPIR, from the coding sequence GTGGCAACCCCTATGGTAGAGGTTATCGATGCGATGAAGAGCTTCAAAGAAACTATCGCCTTAAACCATGTATCCGTCAAATTCGAGACAGGACGCATTCATGGCATTATCGGCCGGAACGGTTCGGGGAAGACGGTACTGTTCAAATGCATCTGCGGATTTATGAAGCTGCAGGCTGGTCATATCTTCGTTAACGGTCAGTCGGTGAAGCCGTCACGTGCACAAGATATTGGCATTATTATTGAAGACCCCGGCTTCATCGGTTCATTAAGCGGATTCAAGAATCTACAACTGTTAGCTTCCATCCGTCGTAAAATATCCGATCAAGTGATTCGTGATACGTTGGCCCGAGTCGGGCTTGATCCTCATAGCAAAAAGCATGTGAGCAAGTACTCGTTAGGCATGCGACACAGGCTCGGTATTGCCCAAGCGATTATGGAAAAGCCCAAGCTGCTTATTCTTGACGAACCGATGAATGGGTTAGATAAGCAGGGGGTGCTAGAAATACGCGAGCTGCTTAAAGAGCTGAAGGAAGAAGGAACGACCATTATACTGTCTTCCCATTACGCGGAGGATATCGAACTGCTATGCGATACCGTCAACGAAATGGATGGAGGGGTATTGACTCCAATCAGATAG
- a CDS encoding aldo/keto reductase, giving the protein MDYITIPGVTKPVSRLIKGSDYFRHHVYEKVCDNLDAYLAIGGNAIDTAYIYCGGESEAVIGRYMQERGNRESLVIWTKGAHHDQTGPRVTKAAIDHDLSASLERLQSSYVDMYALHRDDPSVPVGPIVEALNAHLEAGRIRAIGASNWTWQRLDEANRYAAQHGLTGFSFSSPNLSLAKVNEPFWTGCVSADQATLDWHEETGLPLLAWSSQARGFFTGRYSPEVTDNADLVRVLYSEANWERLARAKQLAAEKQVSMIQIALAYVLNQPFPTCALIGAQSREELLSCAEGSRIRLTPEETAWLDLQEQTLRR; this is encoded by the coding sequence ATGGACTATATAACGATTCCGGGTGTGACGAAGCCGGTCTCCCGCTTAATCAAGGGCTCCGACTACTTCCGTCATCACGTATATGAGAAGGTATGCGACAATCTAGACGCGTATCTGGCCATTGGCGGTAACGCGATCGACACGGCGTACATCTATTGCGGCGGCGAGAGCGAGGCGGTCATCGGCCGCTACATGCAGGAGCGCGGCAACCGTGAGTCGCTCGTCATCTGGACGAAGGGTGCGCACCACGACCAGACAGGCCCGCGGGTGACGAAGGCTGCGATAGATCACGACCTATCCGCCAGCCTGGAGCGTCTGCAGTCGAGCTATGTCGACATGTACGCGCTCCATCGCGACGATCCGAGCGTGCCGGTCGGCCCTATTGTGGAGGCGCTGAACGCACACCTCGAGGCCGGACGCATCCGCGCGATCGGGGCGTCCAACTGGACGTGGCAGCGACTCGACGAGGCGAACCGCTACGCCGCGCAGCACGGGCTGACAGGCTTCAGCTTCAGCAGCCCGAACCTCAGTCTCGCGAAGGTGAACGAGCCGTTCTGGACCGGCTGCGTGTCCGCCGATCAGGCGACGCTCGACTGGCACGAGGAGACAGGACTGCCGCTGCTCGCATGGTCGTCGCAGGCCCGCGGCTTCTTCACCGGGCGCTACTCGCCAGAGGTGACGGATAACGCCGATCTCGTGCGCGTCTTGTACAGCGAGGCTAACTGGGAGCGTCTTGCGCGTGCGAAGCAGCTGGCGGCCGAGAAGCAGGTGAGCATGATTCAGATCGCGCTCGCATACGTGCTGAACCAGCCGTTCCCGACCTGCGCGCTCATCGGCGCCCAGTCGCGGGAGGAGCTGCTCTCCTGCGCCGAAGGCTCGCGCATCCGGCTGACTCCCGAGGAGACAGCTTGGCTCGATCTGCAGGAGCAGACGCTGCGCCGTTAG
- a CDS encoding ABC transporter ATP-binding protein, producing the protein MATPMVEVIDAMKSFKETIALNHVSVKFETGRIHGIIGRNGSGKTVLFKCICGFMKLQAGHIFVNGQPVKPSRAQDIGIIIEDPGFIGSLSGFKNLQLLASIRRKISDQVIRDTLARVGLDPLSKKHVSKYSLGMRHRLGIAQAIMEKPKLLILDEPMNGLDKQGVLEIRELLKELKEEGTTIILSSHYAEDIELLCDTVNEMDGGVLTPIR; encoded by the coding sequence GTGGCAACCCCTATGGTAGAGGTTATCGATGCAATGAAGAGCTTCAAAGAAACTATCGCCTTAAACCATGTATCCGTCAAATTCGAGACAGGACGCATTCATGGCATTATCGGCCGGAACGGTTCGGGGAAGACGGTACTGTTCAAATGCATCTGCGGATTTATGAAGCTGCAGGCTGGTCATATCTTCGTTAACGGTCAGCCGGTGAAGCCGTCACGTGCACAAGATATTGGCATTATTATTGAAGACCCCGGCTTCATTGGCTCATTAAGCGGATTCAAGAATCTACAACTGTTAGCTTCCATCCGTCGTAAAATATCCGATCAAGTGATTCGTGATACGTTGGCCCGAGTCGGGCTTGATCCTCTTAGCAAAAAGCATGTGAGCAAGTACTCGTTAGGCATGCGACACAGGCTCGGTATTGCCCAAGCGATTATGGAAAAGCCCAAGCTGCTCATTCTTGACGAACCGATGAATGGGTTAGATAAGCAGGGGGTGCTAGAAATACGCGAGCTGCTTAAAGAGCTGAAGGAAGAAGGAACGACCATTATACTGTCTTCCCATTACGCGGAGGATATCGAACTGCTATGTGATACCGTTAACGAAATGGATGGAGGGGTATTGACTCCGATCAGATAG
- a CDS encoding RloB family protein — protein MVRKPNRKYYFTVEGETEKWYLARINDLLRAEESAKLHVSIECKVQKSPYKFAKTVVATSPIEITHWFDYESSEAVHVKQFMDTLDQLKQSSSIQGKQIKYILGYSNLTFELWMILHKTNCSYMTHRDQYLTPINRAYDEKFKELDTYKEEQNFKRVLGKISLHDVRAAIKRAKAIMNGHVEARITLHRYKGYSYYKDNPSLTVHESVEKILKDCGLL, from the coding sequence ATGGTTAGAAAGCCGAATAGAAAGTATTACTTCACAGTAGAAGGTGAGACCGAGAAGTGGTACTTAGCTCGGATTAATGATTTGCTTCGGGCTGAGGAGTCGGCAAAGCTCCATGTATCCATTGAATGCAAGGTACAGAAAAGTCCCTATAAATTTGCTAAGACTGTAGTCGCTACGTCACCAATTGAAATTACACACTGGTTTGACTACGAAAGTAGTGAGGCCGTGCATGTCAAGCAGTTTATGGATACATTAGACCAGCTTAAGCAGAGCTCTTCGATTCAAGGCAAGCAGATCAAATATATATTGGGATATTCCAATCTGACCTTTGAACTGTGGATGATCTTGCATAAAACCAACTGCAGCTACATGACTCACAGAGATCAGTATCTTACTCCTATAAACCGTGCATATGATGAAAAGTTCAAGGAACTCGATACATACAAGGAAGAGCAGAACTTCAAGAGGGTGCTTGGTAAAATCTCATTACATGATGTGAGAGCTGCGATTAAACGAGCTAAAGCCATTATGAACGGACATGTCGAAGCTCGGATTACACTGCACCGATATAAAGGCTACAGCTATTATAAGGATAATCCTTCTCTAACCGTACATGAGTCGGTCGAAAAAATATTGAAAGATTGTGGGCTGTTGTAG
- a CDS encoding glycoside hydrolase family 127 protein: MTTDIRKVKPLPNMTDSTWTNGFWAERFHLAHKEMIESMEKALHEKENGTYLPNFEVAAGLKSDRHYGEDWSDGDCYKFLEACAHVYALTKDPELDQKLDKYISFIAQAQDEDGYISTNVQLSHKKRWGQRIYHEDYNFGHLLTTAVVHYEATGKDSLLNVALKAAEYLNRTFNPCPKHLIHYGWNPSNIMGLVELYRVTGNEQHLKLADIFMTMRGAGYGGEDQNQDRTPLREETEAIGHAVTAVYLYAGAADVFAHTGEEAIMNSLTRIWDDMYLRKMYVTGGVGAIYNGLSKNGDKIWEAFGNEYQLPNRSAYTETCANIGNAMWSMRMFNLTQDAKYMDVFERVVYNSLLGSMTLDGHKFCYTNPLETRGSKLFNHFTPQTQHFRAERWFTHTCYCCPPQVLRTIAKLNQWVYGQSSEGLYIHLYSGNKLSTVLESGEQLELTVSSNFPTDENVQITIESSLKQETSIFLRIPQWATGAVVKVNGEVQPGVAAGSYHEVKRQWQANDRIELVLPMSVKMIAANPMVEEARGQVAFTYGPFVYCLEAHDLPQDVTIDQVRIPRQIKLEASFNADLLGGVTQLKGTAVKIQEANHDVSLYQPFENLELQDIEISLIPYYAWNNRGKADMSVWMPLI, translated from the coding sequence ATGACGACTGACATCCGCAAAGTCAAACCATTACCAAATATGACCGATTCCACATGGACGAACGGCTTCTGGGCCGAACGCTTCCACCTGGCTCACAAGGAAATGATCGAGTCGATGGAGAAGGCGCTTCACGAGAAGGAGAACGGTACGTACTTGCCGAACTTCGAGGTGGCGGCTGGACTGAAGAGCGACCGCCATTACGGCGAAGATTGGTCCGACGGCGACTGCTACAAGTTCCTCGAGGCATGCGCACATGTGTACGCCTTGACGAAGGACCCTGAGCTCGATCAGAAGCTGGACAAATATATTAGCTTCATCGCGCAGGCGCAGGACGAGGACGGCTACATCAGCACGAACGTGCAGCTGAGCCACAAGAAGCGCTGGGGCCAGCGCATCTATCATGAGGACTACAACTTCGGTCACCTGCTCACGACAGCGGTCGTTCACTATGAAGCGACGGGCAAGGACAGCCTCTTGAACGTTGCGCTCAAGGCAGCCGAGTACCTGAACCGTACGTTCAACCCATGTCCGAAGCACCTCATTCACTACGGCTGGAACCCTTCGAACATTATGGGTCTGGTCGAGCTGTACCGCGTCACAGGCAACGAGCAGCATCTGAAGCTCGCTGACATTTTCATGACGATGCGCGGCGCAGGCTACGGCGGTGAGGACCAGAACCAGGACCGCACGCCACTTCGCGAGGAGACAGAAGCGATCGGTCACGCCGTAACGGCGGTATACCTGTATGCAGGCGCTGCTGACGTATTCGCTCACACAGGCGAAGAAGCGATCATGAACTCGCTCACACGCATCTGGGACGATATGTATCTGAGAAAAATGTACGTAACCGGCGGAGTCGGCGCGATCTACAACGGTCTGTCCAAGAACGGCGACAAGATCTGGGAAGCGTTCGGCAACGAGTACCAGCTTCCGAACCGCTCGGCTTACACCGAGACGTGCGCGAACATCGGTAACGCGATGTGGTCGATGCGCATGTTCAACCTGACTCAAGACGCGAAGTATATGGACGTCTTCGAGCGCGTCGTGTACAACAGCTTGCTCGGTTCGATGACGCTCGACGGTCACAAGTTCTGCTACACGAATCCGCTGGAGACGAGAGGCAGCAAGCTGTTCAACCACTTCACGCCGCAGACGCAGCACTTCCGCGCGGAGAGATGGTTCACGCATACGTGCTACTGCTGCCCGCCACAGGTGCTCCGCACGATCGCGAAGCTCAATCAGTGGGTATACGGCCAGTCGAGCGAAGGTCTGTACATTCATCTGTACAGCGGCAACAAGCTGAGCACGGTGCTGGAGTCCGGCGAGCAGCTGGAGCTGACGGTCAGCTCGAACTTCCCGACCGACGAGAACGTACAGATTACTATCGAATCGAGCCTGAAGCAAGAGACGTCGATCTTCCTGCGCATTCCGCAATGGGCGACAGGTGCAGTCGTGAAGGTGAACGGCGAAGTACAGCCGGGCGTTGCTGCCGGCTCGTATCATGAAGTGAAGCGTCAGTGGCAAGCGAACGATCGCATCGAGCTCGTACTGCCCATGTCCGTGAAGATGATTGCAGCGAACCCGATGGTCGAGGAAGCTCGCGGTCAAGTCGCATTCACCTACGGTCCATTCGTCTACTGCCTGGAGGCTCACGATCTTCCGCAGGACGTAACGATTGATCAGGTGCGCATCCCTCGCCAGATCAAGCTGGAGGCTTCGTTCAATGCCGACCTGCTCGGCGGTGTTACACAGCTGAAGGGCACAGCCGTGAAGATTCAAGAGGCTAATCACGACGTGTCGCTGTACCAGCCGTTTGAGAACCTGGAGCTGCAGGACATCGAGATCTCGCTGATCCCTTACTACGCTTGGAACAACCGCGGCAAGGCGGACATGTCCGTGTGGATGCCGTTGATCTAA
- a CDS encoding transposase, producing MNVVVLQAVLHSGLEYPLFYRVWHKSEQKNEGLSKIDLAKQMLLMLRESATCRLWVAMDRWYLCKGFFAFLEKHQFDWVTKAKRNTALFRKVIEPCTGRERYVPVTPIMLIREVYGQLVAEGASGLVSLAIPDIYMKQPHPVTNRRGKQVNKQRYVQIAAVAAMRLKEDDSELLETEEEAPATYKGAYLLISNRFDAPEEALRTYVKRWRIEVFFRTAKQELALEKCHSETEAHHHAHFELLFTAETLLSVALYELNKEKTSDEGYTHGEMVRGLFHTRCQVRMSHHKGQQRIYIDCDTHVQQFARLIDLFWPEHYRMVLWVAHHPINYQTLPRSA from the coding sequence ATGAATGTGGTCGTTCTTCAGGCCGTACTTCACAGCGGACTTGAATATCCGTTGTTTTACCGCGTATGGCACAAGTCTGAGCAGAAGAACGAAGGCTTGTCAAAGATCGATTTGGCCAAGCAAATGCTCTTGATGCTACGCGAATCGGCGACCTGCCGTCTTTGGGTTGCGATGGATCGCTGGTACTTGTGTAAAGGCTTCTTCGCCTTTCTCGAAAAGCATCAATTTGACTGGGTAACAAAGGCTAAACGCAACACGGCATTATTTCGTAAGGTCATCGAGCCTTGTACGGGTAGGGAGCGGTACGTTCCTGTGACCCCGATCATGCTCATCCGGGAAGTGTACGGGCAACTGGTTGCCGAGGGTGCGTCAGGACTGGTTTCACTTGCGATTCCTGACATCTACATGAAGCAGCCGCATCCTGTAACGAACCGCAGAGGCAAGCAAGTCAACAAGCAGCGCTATGTACAAATTGCCGCTGTAGCCGCCATGCGCTTAAAGGAAGACGATTCCGAGTTGCTCGAGACGGAGGAGGAAGCCCCCGCGACTTACAAGGGTGCCTACCTGCTCATCAGCAACCGCTTCGATGCGCCTGAAGAAGCCTTGCGTACTTACGTGAAGCGTTGGCGGATCGAGGTGTTTTTCCGTACGGCCAAGCAGGAGCTAGCCTTGGAGAAGTGTCATTCCGAAACTGAAGCCCATCACCATGCACACTTCGAATTATTGTTTACGGCCGAAACGTTGCTGTCCGTTGCTCTATACGAATTAAACAAAGAAAAAACGAGTGATGAAGGCTACACCCACGGCGAAATGGTTCGTGGCCTCTTCCACACTCGTTGTCAGGTCCGCATGTCACACCACAAAGGGCAACAGCGAATCTACATCGATTGTGACACACATGTACAGCAGTTTGCAAGACTTATTGATTTATTTTGGCCGGAGCATTATCGGATGGTTCTTTGGGTTGCGCATCATCCGATAAACTACCAGACCTTACCACGAAGTGCATAG
- a CDS encoding transposase: MLPYIDKIINEFRSCFSRQAAFHWFVITVIGLMVRSDQLGVTSIVRDLTLHPRCYETLIHFFRSSAWSLESLRLTWLQVVRKAAPLMTVGDRVVLVGDGMKQSKEGRRMPGVKKMHQESENSSKGEYIFGHLFGAVGVLVGASAKWFCLPLSMNLQDGVKTIWNWGASAPAEPKSDSHVVQMIGQGFAAAKVLGDALFLLDRYFLSVPALIRWKQEQAASGVRLDLITKAKVNTTAYEFPAAKKPGRGRPPKKGAKVKLKELFQTRAASFQTAEVMLYGKEETVSFLCLDLLWGKKLYQPLRFVLVLRGDQTSILVSTDLTLAGPEIISLYGYRFKIECTFREMKQVIGAFGYRFWSKSMPKLKRYLRKTESHPLEQVKNEQDQKRIRQTLEAIEGFVMCSCIATGLIQMVALTFSARTPGLFWRYLRTPSKAIVSEATVVVYLRRSIFRMFAQHPDLPITETIRSKQEKTTNNADLLAS; the protein is encoded by the coding sequence ATGCTCCCATACATCGATAAAATCATAAATGAATTTCGTTCCTGCTTCTCCAGGCAAGCCGCCTTTCACTGGTTTGTCATTACGGTGATCGGCCTGATGGTGCGCTCCGACCAGTTAGGGGTGACCTCCATTGTACGAGACCTTACGCTGCATCCGCGCTGCTACGAGACGCTGATCCATTTCTTTCGTTCTTCGGCCTGGTCGCTGGAATCCCTTCGATTAACTTGGCTCCAAGTCGTCCGCAAGGCGGCTCCTTTGATGACCGTTGGTGACCGCGTAGTCCTGGTGGGCGATGGCATGAAGCAGTCCAAGGAAGGCCGTCGAATGCCCGGCGTGAAGAAAATGCATCAGGAATCAGAAAATTCGTCCAAAGGTGAATATATCTTTGGCCATCTCTTTGGAGCCGTCGGTGTGTTGGTCGGAGCGTCGGCCAAATGGTTCTGCTTGCCCCTCTCTATGAATTTGCAAGACGGCGTGAAGACGATTTGGAACTGGGGAGCGTCCGCTCCAGCCGAGCCGAAATCAGATTCCCATGTGGTGCAAATGATCGGGCAGGGCTTTGCCGCCGCGAAGGTGCTTGGTGACGCCTTGTTCCTGCTGGATCGCTATTTTCTGTCCGTTCCGGCGCTGATCCGGTGGAAGCAGGAGCAGGCTGCGAGCGGAGTCCGACTGGACCTCATCACGAAGGCCAAAGTCAACACCACAGCCTATGAATTCCCCGCTGCCAAAAAACCAGGCCGGGGCCGTCCGCCGAAGAAAGGCGCGAAAGTCAAGCTCAAGGAGCTTTTTCAAACCCGGGCAGCATCGTTTCAAACGGCCGAGGTGATGCTGTATGGCAAGGAAGAAACGGTTTCCTTTTTGTGCCTGGACCTGTTGTGGGGGAAAAAGCTGTATCAGCCTTTGCGATTTGTCCTGGTGCTGCGTGGAGACCAGACCTCTATTTTGGTGAGTACGGACCTGACGCTTGCCGGCCCCGAGATCATTTCCTTGTACGGATACCGGTTCAAGATCGAATGTACGTTTCGGGAAATGAAACAAGTCATCGGCGCCTTCGGCTATCGCTTCTGGAGCAAATCCATGCCGAAGCTCAAGAGGTATCTACGCAAGACCGAGAGCCATCCACTGGAACAAGTAAAGAACGAACAGGATCAAAAGCGAATACGACAAACACTTGAAGCCATCGAAGGATTCGTCATGTGCAGTTGCATCGCAACCGGCTTAATTCAGATGGTCGCGTTGACGTTTTCGGCGCGTACGCCGGGCTTGTTCTGGCGTTATTTGCGAACACCATCGAAAGCCATCGTCTCTGAGGCTACCGTGGTGGTTTATTTGCGCAGATCCATTTTTCGCATGTTTGCCCAGCACCCGGATTTACCCATAACCGAAACAATTCGTTCCAAGCAGGAAAAAACCACTAACAACGCGGATTTGCTGGCTTCTTAA
- a CDS encoding Gfo/Idh/MocA family protein has protein sequence MSVKPLRWGILGCAGIAVRAVIPGIIESNTGEVAAIASRDLEKSRATADKLGIETAYGSYEELLADETIEAVYIPLPNHLHKEWTIRAAEAGKHVLCEKPAALNAAEMEEMAAACEKAGVFFAEAFMYRLHPRYAMIRETIASGKIGELRGIHGAFTFNNAGSDGNVRFSRAMGGGSLYDVGVYPISAARMVLGCEPEAVTVHAFFSPQHDEVDMMASGLVEFPGSVALTFDCGMWAAGRNTLEIVGTEGRIEVPSAYVAPADSSSDFVVIKGNERRVVEVPHVNQYAVQADVFAHSVRTGEPLPYSPSDSIAGMRVLDACLKSARERVRVTL, from the coding sequence CCGGGCCGTCATTCCGGGCATTATCGAGTCGAACACAGGAGAGGTAGCGGCGATTGCGAGCCGTGATCTGGAGAAGTCTCGTGCCACCGCTGATAAGCTGGGCATCGAGACGGCCTACGGCAGCTACGAGGAGCTGCTCGCTGACGAGACGATTGAGGCGGTGTACATCCCGCTGCCGAACCATCTGCATAAGGAATGGACGATTCGTGCAGCCGAGGCCGGTAAGCATGTATTGTGCGAAAAGCCCGCTGCGCTGAACGCCGCCGAGATGGAAGAGATGGCGGCCGCCTGCGAGAAGGCCGGCGTGTTCTTCGCCGAGGCGTTCATGTACAGACTGCATCCCCGCTACGCGATGATCAGGGAGACCATTGCAAGCGGCAAGATCGGGGAGCTGCGCGGCATTCACGGCGCGTTCACCTTCAACAATGCAGGCAGCGACGGCAACGTGCGCTTCTCGCGCGCGATGGGCGGCGGCTCGCTGTACGACGTCGGCGTCTATCCGATCTCGGCCGCACGTATGGTGCTCGGCTGTGAGCCGGAAGCGGTCACGGTGCACGCCTTCTTCTCGCCGCAGCACGATGAGGTCGATATGATGGCATCGGGTCTTGTCGAGTTCCCGGGCTCGGTCGCGCTGACGTTCGACTGCGGCATGTGGGCGGCTGGACGCAATACGCTTGAGATTGTCGGAACGGAAGGACGGATCGAGGTACCGTCGGCGTACGTCGCTCCTGCCGATTCGAGCTCGGACTTCGTCGTGATCAAGGGCAACGAGCGCCGTGTAGTGGAGGTGCCGCACGTGAACCAGTATGCGGTGCAGGCCGACGTATTCGCGCACAGCGTACGTACGGGCGAGCCGCTACCGTACAGCCCGTCCGATTCGATCGCAGGCATGCGCGTGCTGGACGCTTGCTTGAAGTCAGCGCGTGAGCGTGTGCGTGTAACACTGTAA